CTCCTCAATCAGATATGCTTCTTTCGCTCCTACTTCAAGAGCAGCTTCTAAAACAGCTCTACGTTCGACATCTGTCGCACCGGCTGGAACACCTATCATTACTCTGTGCCGCACGACACGTTCCATGCCTTTTGTTACTTTTTTTATGAGCTCTCTTAACATGACTTCTGTCATGGTATAGTCTGCTATTACACCATCTAGAAGCGGGCGAATGGTCACAACATTGCCGGGTGTTCTACCTATCATTATCTTGGCTTCTTCACCGACCGCAATTATTTTGCCGCTGCTTTCATCCATACCAACCACAGATGGTTCTCTGAGAACAATTCCTTTATTTTTTATGAAGACTAAGACTGTAGCTGTACCAAGGTCTATACCAATATCTCTACTCCACAAATTTGCCAGCCTCCCCAATTATGCAAATAACAGTGTTTGTTTTTTATTTTTTTATATTACTTCTATTTTACATCACAACTGTCTTTTTCGTATGTCAACTGTTTGTATTTTATTTGTTTTTCTGTTTTATATTAAAAAAATGTTGAATATCTAAAAACTCTGTCTAAAAATAACATGCTAAAAGAAATAATTATGAACATTATAATCGTTATATTTTCTTTTTTCCCCCATGTTAAAGGATACATTTCTGTTTTTCCGATTCCGCCACGATAACAGCGTGACTCCATTGCCGTTGCCAAAATATCAGCTCTCATAAAAACTAAAGCAAACATGGGAACAAGGACGGGAATATATGCTTTCGCTCTTTTTATTAAACCGCCTTCATTAAAGTTGACGCCACGAGAGAGCTGCGACTTTATTATTCTACTTGTTTCCTCAAACAAAGTTGGTATAAATCTAAGAGCTATAGTTATCATCATCGCAACTTCGTGTGCAGGAAATCCAATTTTCTTAAACGGAGTCATTAGCGACTCTATCCCATTTGACAGCTTTGAAGGACTGGTAGTTAGAGTAAGAATCGCGGCATATAAAACAAGATATAAAAGCCTAAAGGACATTGTCAGAGCACCGATGCAACCCTCTTTTGTAATTGAGAAAGGGCCCATTGAAAACAAGTTATTTCCTTTGGTTCCCAAAAGATGTATAAAGATCGTAA
This genomic stretch from Synergistaceae bacterium harbors:
- a CDS encoding energy-coupling factor transporter transmembrane protein EcfT — protein: MPLISKISIGQFIPAKSFIHDLDPRCKIVVTIFLMAEIFIFKSVRTIPFWGLFLFILIYLSKVPFRAVLRSVKPILFFVIFTIFIHLLGTKGNNLFSMGPFSITKEGCIGALTMSFRLLYLVLYAAILTLTTSPSKLSNGIESLMTPFKKIGFPAHEVAMMITIALRFIPTLFEETSRIIKSQLSRGVNFNEGGLIKRAKAYIPVLVPMFALVFMRADILATAMESRCYRGGIGKTEMYPLTWGKKENITIIMFIIISFSMLFLDRVFRYSTFF